A stretch of the Deinococcus sp. Leaf326 genome encodes the following:
- the aroB gene encoding 3-dehydroquinate synthase gives MRRIEVGAGGAAAPYVVMVGPGLLETLVVPHRHVALIHPEDLPPEFVARVQARLRPVVTVAVPARDDCKTLAVMAGVLSRLAAAAIPRDGAVVGLGGGAATDLAGFVAASYLRGVAFYTLPTTLLGMVDAAVGGKTGVNLPEGKNLVGAFWPPRAVWCDTDTLATLPPAVFREGAAEAFKHGLIQNPSLLPRVLDPEFRPGGALLEATVADAVAVKAGVVTRDLTEQGERAFLNFGHTLAHALEAVTDHAVPHGEAVAYGMHYAARLSRAQGEADLTAHTLEFLRWQQPTPLPALTYDAVAPYMARDKKADAQGVRFVLLQGLAQPYLARVPEAVLRSEFAGWLEDVAGGLRDVPEA, from the coding sequence GTGCGGCGGATTGAGGTCGGCGCCGGTGGCGCGGCGGCGCCTTACGTGGTCATGGTCGGCCCCGGCCTGCTGGAGACGCTGGTGGTCCCGCACCGCCATGTCGCCCTGATCCATCCCGAAGACCTGCCCCCGGAGTTCGTGGCGCGTGTGCAGGCGCGGCTGCGGCCGGTGGTAACAGTCGCCGTACCCGCCCGCGACGACTGCAAGACGCTGGCGGTCATGGCCGGGGTGCTCTCGCGGCTCGCGGCGGCGGCTATTCCGCGTGACGGCGCAGTGGTGGGTCTGGGCGGCGGTGCGGCAACCGATCTGGCCGGGTTCGTGGCAGCGAGCTACCTGCGCGGCGTGGCCTTCTATACCCTGCCAACCACGCTGCTGGGCATGGTGGACGCGGCGGTGGGCGGCAAGACCGGGGTCAACCTGCCAGAGGGCAAAAACCTGGTCGGGGCCTTCTGGCCGCCGCGCGCCGTGTGGTGCGATACGGACACACTGGCGACCTTACCCCCCGCCGTCTTTCGCGAAGGGGCGGCCGAGGCCTTCAAGCACGGCTTGATCCAGAACCCCAGCCTGCTTCCGCGCGTGTTGGACCCCGAGTTCCGGCCCGGCGGCGCGCTCCTGGAGGCCACGGTGGCCGACGCCGTCGCCGTCAAGGCGGGTGTCGTCACCCGTGATCTCACGGAACAGGGCGAGCGCGCCTTCCTGAACTTCGGTCACACGCTGGCGCACGCCCTGGAAGCCGTGACGGACCACGCCGTTCCCCACGGCGAGGCGGTCGCCTACGGCATGCACTACGCCGCCCGCCTGAGCCGCGCGCAGGGGGAGGCCGATCTGACGGCGCATACGCTGGAGTTCCTGCGCTGGCAGCAGCCCACACCCCTTCCCGCCCTGACCTACGACGCGGTAGCTCCCTATATGGCCCGGGACAAGAAGGCCGACGCACAGGGCGTGCGCTTCGTGCTGTTGCAGGGGCTTGCCCAGCCCTACCTGGCGCGGGTACCGGAAGCTGTCCTGCGGAGTGAATTTGCCGGGTGGCTGGAGGACGTGGCGGGCGGCCTCCGGGACGTGCCTGAGGCGTAG
- a CDS encoding tripartite tricarboxylate transporter substrate binding protein, which produces MIRSRLALCSGLLLLSTVSPAQAQDLTTLRILAPATVGGGWDNTARAIADTLKKEGLRDKVEVYNVPGKAGTVGLADFVKLRGQPNQLMMTGFVMVAGIPVNGANYDLSADVTPIARLTTDYEVFVVPASSPYRTVEDLIARFRASPGSIRFGGSSAGGSGQIAVSKLAQELKIPTSQVRYIPSAGGAQATKAMLGGELDVVSAGYSEVDDLIRSGQVRGLAISAPEPVEGINLPTFVDKGLDVDVSNWRGIVAPTGLTEAARTQLILMFTRMSRTATWQQQLAQNKWSPYFTSGDNFTKFVRSQRGYVNNLLKELNIKTN; this is translated from the coding sequence ATGATCCGTTCCCGTCTTGCTCTGTGCTCCGGCCTGCTTCTTCTGTCCACCGTCTCTCCTGCCCAGGCCCAGGACCTGACCACCCTGCGCATCCTGGCGCCCGCGACGGTCGGCGGCGGCTGGGACAACACTGCACGCGCCATCGCCGACACCCTGAAGAAAGAAGGGCTGCGCGACAAGGTCGAGGTCTACAACGTGCCGGGCAAGGCGGGCACCGTGGGTCTGGCCGACTTCGTGAAACTGCGTGGACAGCCCAACCAGCTCATGATGACGGGCTTCGTGATGGTCGCGGGCATTCCGGTCAACGGCGCGAACTATGACCTCTCGGCCGACGTGACGCCCATCGCGCGGCTCACGACCGACTACGAGGTCTTTGTGGTGCCGGCCAGCTCGCCCTACCGCACGGTCGAGGACCTGATCGCGCGCTTCCGCGCCAGCCCCGGCAGCATCCGGTTCGGGGGCAGCAGCGCCGGCGGCAGCGGCCAGATCGCCGTGTCGAAGCTCGCGCAGGAACTCAAGATCCCGACCTCGCAGGTGCGCTACATCCCCTCGGCGGGCGGCGCGCAGGCCACCAAGGCGATGCTGGGCGGCGAACTCGACGTGGTCAGCGCCGGCTACAGCGAGGTGGACGACCTGATCCGCAGCGGGCAGGTGCGCGGCCTGGCCATCTCGGCCCCCGAACCCGTGGAGGGCATCAACCTGCCGACCTTCGTGGACAAGGGCCTGGACGTGGACGTCTCGAACTGGCGCGGCATCGTGGCCCCCACCGGCCTGACCGAGGCGGCGCGCACGCAGCTCATCTTGATGTTTACCCGCATGTCCCGCACCGCGACCTGGCAGCAGCAGCTTGCCCAGAACAAGTGGAGCCCCTACTTCACGTCAGGCGACAACTTCACCAAGTTCGTGCGCTCGCAGCGCGGCTACGTGAACAACCTGCTCAAGGAACTCAACATCAAGACGAACTGA
- a CDS encoding FtsW/RodA/SpoVE family cell cycle protein, whose protein sequence is MSVQLLVAQLLLISLGLMGVAAARPQLIVDHGSKALLAILVTFLVARIKPRTLLKAGTPFWGATLVLLLLVLVIGVGTETSPGTRRWLNLGIRFQPSELAKLGLILQLASFFSRRGVQHKLLSATGMIIFTTLLVILEPDLGTSVLTFGLGIILMYAAGVRISNISGFLLSLGLVSIPFLSLYLERHPYIVERWFGHRNRDEALPQGLDQIGMAHRDLTFGGWWGHGPDGLRWDYFAAHTDMVVAAVGFSTGLLGVVMLLFAYWLIVSSALQVAQLASRIRPMTPEVHGASILAIGCMFMIVGQAFVNLAVAAGIFPVTGVPLPLVSYGFSSMLTMSVALGVIHSALRHVREQLPQENNAADLMPMPADD, encoded by the coding sequence ATGAGCGTCCAGCTTCTCGTGGCGCAGCTCCTCCTCATCAGCCTGGGACTGATGGGCGTGGCAGCTGCGCGCCCGCAGCTCATCGTCGATCACGGCAGCAAGGCGCTTCTCGCCATCCTCGTGACCTTTCTGGTGGCCCGGATCAAACCGCGCACCTTGCTCAAGGCGGGAACGCCGTTCTGGGGTGCCACCCTCGTGCTGCTGCTGCTGGTGCTGGTCATCGGCGTGGGCACCGAAACGAGTCCGGGGACCCGGCGCTGGCTCAACCTCGGCATCCGCTTCCAGCCTTCCGAACTCGCCAAGCTCGGGCTGATCCTGCAACTGGCGTCCTTCTTCTCACGCCGGGGCGTGCAGCACAAGCTCCTGAGCGCCACAGGCATGATCATCTTCACAACCCTGCTCGTGATTCTGGAACCCGACCTGGGCACCAGCGTCCTGACCTTCGGGCTGGGCATCATCCTGATGTATGCGGCGGGCGTGCGCATCAGCAATATCAGCGGCTTCCTGCTGTCCCTGGGGCTGGTATCCATCCCCTTCCTCAGCCTCTATCTGGAGCGGCACCCGTACATCGTCGAGCGCTGGTTCGGCCACCGCAACCGCGACGAGGCGCTGCCCCAGGGCCTCGACCAGATCGGCATGGCCCACCGGGACCTTACCTTCGGTGGCTGGTGGGGCCACGGCCCCGACGGCCTGCGCTGGGACTACTTCGCGGCCCACACCGACATGGTGGTGGCGGCGGTCGGCTTCAGCACCGGCCTGCTGGGCGTGGTCATGCTGCTGTTCGCCTACTGGCTGATCGTGTCCTCGGCGCTGCAGGTCGCGCAGCTCGCCTCGCGTATCCGGCCCATGACCCCCGAGGTCCACGGCGCGAGCATTCTCGCCATCGGCTGCATGTTCATGATCGTGGGGCAGGCCTTCGTGAACCTCGCCGTGGCGGCCGGTATCTTCCCGGTGACGGGCGTGCCCCTGCCGCTGGTAAGCTACGGCTTTTCCAGCATGCTGACCATGAGCGTCGCCCTGGGCGTGATCCACTCGGCGCTGCGCCACGTGCGCGAGCAGTTGCCCCAGGAGAACAATGCCGCCGACCTCATGCCCATGCCCGCCGACGACTGA
- the rplM gene encoding 50S ribosomal protein L13 has protein sequence MKTYIPQNDEQNWIVVDATNVPLGRLATLIASRIRGKHRPDFTPNIIQGDFVVVLNAAQVALTGNKLDGKVYTRYTGYQGGLKTETARQALAKHPERVIEHAVFGMLPKGRQGRAMHSRLKVYAGATHPHAAQKPQTLEVK, from the coding sequence GTGAAAACCTATATCCCCCAAAACGACGAGCAGAACTGGATCGTGGTTGATGCGACCAACGTGCCGCTGGGCCGCCTCGCCACCCTGATCGCCAGCCGCATCCGTGGCAAGCACCGCCCCGACTTCACGCCCAACATCATTCAGGGCGACTTCGTGGTCGTGCTCAACGCTGCTCAGGTCGCCCTGACCGGCAACAAGCTCGACGGCAAGGTCTACACCCGCTACACCGGCTACCAGGGCGGTCTCAAGACCGAAACCGCCCGTCAGGCGCTGGCCAAGCACCCCGAGCGCGTGATCGAGCACGCCGTGTTCGGCATGCTGCCCAAGGGCCGCCAGGGCCGCGCGATGCACAGCCGCCTGAAGGTCTACGCGGGCGCCACCCACCCGCACGCCGCCCAGAAGCCCCAGACCCTGGAGGTCAAGTAA
- a CDS encoding alpha/beta hydrolase — protein MSWRPYGLREGSTVTGTLLEWPGLGDAQHAPRTVLAWLPPSYHEEPDRHYPVIYFHDGQNVFDAATSNSGEWEADETLTRLAGEGLEAIAVGVPHGGERRFFEYSPAAVQAPDLPEGGGADAYVAYLVDTVKALVDSSFRTRPEPQYTVTVGSSMGAVVSLHALLTRPDVFGHAGLLSPAFWTGGDFSLEQARHSPTPSGRVWVDVGGRESEQPGRAEAYLRDAQTLAEVLRAGGMGDRAAFLTDPQAIHHESAWAARLPAALRFLLGGPVQEAASPGTAAPLAP, from the coding sequence GTGAGCTGGCGGCCCTACGGGTTGCGGGAGGGCAGCACCGTCACCGGTACGCTGCTGGAGTGGCCCGGCCTGGGGGACGCGCAGCACGCTCCCCGCACGGTCCTGGCGTGGCTGCCGCCCTCGTACCACGAGGAGCCGGACCGCCACTATCCGGTGATCTACTTTCACGATGGCCAGAACGTGTTCGACGCGGCGACGAGCAACAGCGGCGAGTGGGAGGCCGACGAGACCCTGACCCGGCTGGCCGGGGAGGGCCTGGAGGCCATAGCCGTCGGTGTTCCGCACGGCGGCGAGCGGCGGTTCTTCGAGTACAGCCCCGCCGCCGTTCAGGCCCCGGACCTGCCGGAGGGGGGAGGGGCCGACGCCTACGTCGCCTACCTCGTGGATACGGTCAAGGCCCTCGTCGACAGCTCGTTCCGGACCCGCCCGGAGCCGCAGTACACGGTCACGGTCGGCAGCAGCATGGGCGCGGTGGTCAGCCTGCACGCCCTGCTGACCCGTCCGGACGTGTTCGGCCACGCGGGGCTGCTCAGCCCGGCCTTCTGGACTGGCGGCGACTTCTCCCTGGAGCAGGCGCGGCACTCGCCCACGCCGTCCGGGCGCGTCTGGGTGGATGTGGGGGGCCGAGAGAGCGAGCAGCCCGGCCGCGCCGAGGCATACCTGCGGGACGCCCAGACCCTGGCCGAGGTGCTGCGCGCCGGAGGCATGGGGGACCGGGCCGCGTTCCTGACCGATCCCCAGGCCATCCACCACGAGTCGGCGTGGGCCGCGCGGCTGCCGGCGGCCCTGCGCTTCCTGCTGGGAGGCCCAGTTCAGGAGGCCGCGTCGCCGGGCACGGCCGCGCCGCTTGCTCCCTGA
- a CDS encoding AAA family ATPase: MRPEVQALRGPSLPSFPELMRALADPLPLISQLEHTPQNPRWHAEGDVARHTALVFAEAAQLADAEALPPDERLILLLAAALHDVGKALTTRLVGDAEAGEEMRLVSPRHADRGRSYLAYRLPELGLPPATLRAVLALVGHHHDVPRVLETGTPAVYRRLARQVSLPLLYLLEQADLRGRVGEGQAGRLDDLDLFRMQAQDYGLWDGGDPYRAWAEVVGAVLAGAPPALLDRTLGQGVLDHEAGRIRTPEEAVARAYRARGGFAELVVVCGPSGSGKSTWIAGALPDYEVVSLDDLRGRLAGRRADQAMNGQVMQAAREALRAALRRNGKVVWDATGLRRDFRRTVLGLGMDYGALTTLAVFQPRPGDLGARNLGRAHAVPGAVLAAQLAGAEFPYLPEAHRTLWVDGDGQTTGQAGFSSS, encoded by the coding sequence ATGAGGCCCGAGGTGCAGGCCTTGCGGGGCCCCAGCCTCCCGTCGTTCCCTGAGCTCATGCGGGCGTTGGCCGACCCGCTGCCGCTGATCTCCCAGTTGGAGCACACCCCGCAGAATCCCCGCTGGCACGCCGAGGGTGACGTGGCGCGCCACACGGCCCTGGTCTTCGCGGAGGCGGCGCAACTGGCCGACGCCGAGGCCCTGCCCCCCGATGAGCGCCTGATCCTCCTGCTCGCGGCGGCCCTGCACGATGTCGGCAAGGCGCTCACCACCCGGCTGGTCGGCGACGCGGAGGCGGGGGAGGAGATGCGCCTCGTGTCGCCGCGTCACGCCGACCGGGGCCGCTCGTATCTGGCCTACCGCCTGCCGGAGCTCGGGCTGCCGCCGGCCACCCTGCGCGCGGTGCTGGCACTGGTCGGGCATCACCACGACGTGCCGCGCGTGCTGGAAACGGGCACGCCCGCCGTCTATCGCCGCCTCGCCCGGCAGGTCAGTCTGCCGCTGCTGTATCTGCTGGAGCAGGCCGACCTGCGGGGCCGCGTGGGCGAGGGCCAGGCCGGGCGGCTGGACGACCTCGACCTCTTCCGCATGCAGGCGCAGGACTACGGCCTCTGGGACGGCGGCGATCCTTACCGGGCGTGGGCGGAGGTGGTCGGGGCCGTGCTGGCCGGTGCGCCGCCCGCACTGCTCGACCGCACGCTCGGACAGGGCGTCCTCGACCATGAGGCCGGCCGCATCCGGACCCCCGAGGAAGCGGTGGCCCGCGCCTACCGCGCCCGCGGCGGTTTCGCCGAGTTGGTGGTGGTGTGCGGTCCGAGTGGTTCGGGCAAGAGTACCTGGATCGCCGGGGCGCTGCCGGACTACGAGGTCGTGTCGCTTGACGACCTGCGCGGGCGTCTGGCGGGCCGGCGGGCCGACCAGGCCATGAACGGGCAGGTCATGCAGGCCGCCCGAGAAGCCCTGCGCGCGGCGCTGCGCCGCAACGGCAAGGTCGTCTGGGACGCCACAGGCCTGAGGCGCGACTTTCGCCGGACCGTGCTGGGTCTGGGGATGGACTACGGCGCGTTGACCACCCTGGCCGTGTTCCAGCCGCGTCCCGGCGACCTCGGGGCGCGCAACCTGGGCCGCGCCCACGCCGTGCCGGGCGCCGTGCTAGCCGCCCAGCTCGCCGGCGCCGAGTTTCCCTATCTGCCCGAGGCTCACCGCACCCTCTGGGTGGACGGCGACGGGCAGACGACCGGGCAGGCGGGGTTCAGTTCGTCTTGA
- a CDS encoding shikimate kinase, translated as MGSVMSAEGDSSRLSDMSTTGLIERPVSWVALAGFMGTGKSRIGWELSRALALHFVDTDKLITRVVGKSIPEVFAEEGESYFRACEREVVGRVTRLDHAVISLGGGTFIHEENRHSLLERGPVVVLWATPETVYQRTKHSDRPLLSAADPLARIRTLMDEREGVYRQGTIHVHSDGRPSEEIVAEVIERLWHWSDLHAPEDWNSRAAD; from the coding sequence GTGGGAAGCGTCATGTCTGCGGAGGGTGATTCGTCTAGACTGTCGGATATGTCAACGACGGGCCTCATCGAACGGCCGGTCAGCTGGGTGGCGCTGGCAGGCTTCATGGGCACCGGCAAGAGCCGCATCGGCTGGGAACTCAGCCGCGCGCTCGCCCTGCATTTCGTGGATACCGACAAGCTGATCACCCGTGTGGTCGGCAAGAGCATCCCCGAGGTCTTCGCGGAGGAAGGCGAAAGCTATTTCCGCGCCTGCGAGCGCGAGGTGGTGGGACGGGTCACGCGGCTCGACCACGCGGTCATCAGTCTGGGGGGCGGCACCTTCATCCACGAGGAAAACCGCCACTCGCTGCTGGAACGCGGTCCGGTGGTCGTACTGTGGGCCACTCCCGAGACGGTCTACCAGCGCACCAAGCACAGCGACCGGCCTCTTCTCAGTGCCGCCGATCCGCTGGCCCGTATCCGCACGCTGATGGACGAGCGCGAGGGCGTGTACCGCCAGGGCACCATTCATGTCCACAGCGACGGCCGTCCCTCGGAGGAGATCGTGGCCGAGGTCATCGAGCGGCTGTGGCACTGGTCGGACCTGCACGCCCCCGAAGACTGGAACAGCCGTGCGGCGGATTGA
- the aroQ gene encoding type II 3-dehydroquinate dehydratase, whose product MFLVLNGPNLNRLGLREPGVYGEQTLEDLERQCEAWGAELGVAVTCRQSNFEGQLLEWIHEAQEQGFTGVVINPGALTHYSYALRDAIAGQPLPVVEVHISNVDAREEFRHHSVTAAVCRGKISGLGFAGYRLAMDYLTELLSPEDGPALGAP is encoded by the coding sequence ATGTTTCTCGTCTTGAACGGCCCGAACCTCAATCGCCTCGGCCTGCGGGAGCCGGGAGTGTACGGCGAGCAGACGCTCGAAGACCTGGAGCGGCAGTGCGAGGCCTGGGGGGCGGAGCTGGGGGTGGCCGTCACCTGCCGCCAGAGCAACTTCGAGGGCCAGCTGCTGGAGTGGATTCACGAGGCCCAGGAGCAGGGTTTCACCGGCGTCGTCATCAACCCCGGTGCGTTGACGCACTACAGCTACGCCCTGCGAGACGCTATCGCCGGGCAGCCGCTGCCGGTGGTCGAGGTCCACATCAGCAACGTGGACGCCCGCGAGGAATTCCGGCACCACTCGGTCACGGCGGCCGTGTGCCGGGGCAAGATCAGCGGCCTGGGCTTCGCGGGCTACCGGCTGGCGATGGACTACCTCACCGAGCTCCTCTCGCCTGAAGACGGCCCGGCCCTGGGCGCCCCGTGA
- a CDS encoding RNA ligase (ATP): MAERQVIKDRARLFPHPNAERLELCKVASFQLVVRRGEYADGDPIVIAPERAVLPPELAGRYVNAETGQSYLHGPEKNRVGAVRLRGERSQGVVLSLPEVDALPFSEDLAERLGITFWEPPVPVSMAGEVTPLPQAAHYRHHDVEQFGIYAGEFQSGEPVIATEKLHGTQGVYFRAQDGGWWVTSKGLSRRGMGLRPSDTNVYWQAARHTGLFAAADVAFPAGELQVFGEVVPVQKGFSYGQRQVVVLVFKVVHEGRQVARADWPAWFTEHAVPVLYSGPFDEAALRTLRGGLETVSGRGLHIREGLVVTPLVPRRTADGLNLSLKLISDAYAKKETGEEFS, translated from the coding sequence ATGGCCGAACGTCAAGTGATCAAGGACCGCGCCCGCCTCTTTCCCCACCCGAATGCCGAACGCCTGGAGCTGTGCAAGGTCGCGTCCTTCCAGCTCGTGGTGCGCCGGGGCGAGTACGCAGATGGCGACCCCATCGTCATCGCGCCCGAGCGGGCCGTGTTGCCGCCCGAGCTCGCGGGCCGGTATGTCAACGCCGAGACGGGCCAGTCCTACCTGCACGGCCCGGAGAAGAACCGCGTCGGTGCGGTGCGCCTGCGCGGCGAGCGCTCACAGGGCGTGGTGCTGTCGCTTCCCGAGGTGGACGCTCTGCCTTTTAGCGAGGACCTCGCCGAGCGCCTCGGGATCACCTTCTGGGAGCCTCCGGTGCCGGTCAGCATGGCCGGTGAGGTGACGCCGTTGCCGCAGGCCGCGCATTACCGGCACCACGACGTGGAACAGTTCGGGATCTATGCCGGCGAGTTCCAGTCCGGCGAGCCGGTGATCGCCACCGAGAAGCTGCACGGGACCCAGGGCGTGTACTTCCGCGCGCAGGACGGCGGCTGGTGGGTGACTTCCAAGGGGCTCTCACGCCGGGGCATGGGCCTCAGGCCGTCGGACACCAACGTGTACTGGCAGGCTGCGCGCCATACGGGATTGTTCGCCGCGGCTGACGTGGCCTTCCCGGCGGGCGAGCTGCAGGTGTTCGGCGAGGTCGTGCCGGTGCAGAAGGGCTTCTCGTACGGGCAGCGGCAGGTGGTGGTCCTCGTCTTCAAGGTGGTGCACGAAGGGCGGCAGGTCGCGCGCGCCGACTGGCCGGCGTGGTTCACCGAACATGCGGTTCCGGTGCTGTACAGCGGTCCCTTCGATGAGGCGGCGCTGCGTACCCTGCGGGGCGGCCTGGAGACGGTGTCGGGCCGGGGCCTGCACATCCGCGAGGGACTGGTGGTTACTCCCCTGGTCCCGCGCCGCACGGCCGACGGCCTCAACCTCAGCCTCAAGCTCATCTCGGACGCTTATGCCAAAAAGGAGACAGGCGAGGAGTTCTCGTAG
- the murD gene encoding UDP-N-acetylmuramoyl-L-alanine--D-glutamate ligase: MLIYGLGRSGRGVARFLAAEGVRAAWHDAQPTPGDEALMADWGHTRAAPRGHYRTVVAAPGVPIDHPDLLALQAGGAEIVGEVALAARARPRLPMVGVTGTAGKGGTTVLIAHLLRESGVRAMEGGNIDPPLLDVVNEAEVAVVELSSFQLERVPGLRLPVAVITNLGTDHLDRHRTVEAYHAAKLNITAGQEASDVLVVPQGLELTTRAERRAFSAAQIALANGEVVLSSAELHPGIHPANAAAAVLATEALLTHLGRVADPAVLAQALRSARPVAGRFETVARVGEVAFIDDSIATRTIAVQAALERATPPIAWLVGGRDKGAELEPLAAAAQGRVTQVIAFGQDGEALARQLGLPFTPVGGEGGDEVMANAARAGLEALGRSGGVGGGTVLLAPIGTSFDLFRDYKARGESFRRAALTLAAEVGA, translated from the coding sequence ATGTTGATCTACGGCCTGGGCCGCAGCGGACGGGGGGTCGCCCGTTTTCTGGCTGCCGAGGGCGTACGTGCCGCGTGGCACGACGCGCAGCCCACGCCGGGCGACGAGGCGCTGATGGCCGACTGGGGCCATACCCGCGCTGCGCCGCGCGGCCACTACCGCACGGTCGTCGCGGCTCCCGGCGTACCTATCGACCATCCCGACCTGCTGGCGCTGCAGGCCGGCGGCGCGGAGATCGTGGGGGAGGTCGCCCTGGCGGCGCGCGCCCGGCCCAGGCTACCGATGGTCGGCGTGACCGGCACGGCAGGCAAGGGAGGCACGACGGTCCTGATTGCTCACCTCCTGCGCGAGTCCGGGGTGCGGGCTATGGAAGGCGGCAACATTGACCCACCGCTGCTTGATGTGGTCAACGAGGCCGAGGTCGCCGTCGTGGAGCTCAGCAGCTTTCAGCTTGAACGGGTACCGGGGCTGCGGTTGCCGGTGGCGGTCATCACCAACCTGGGGACCGACCACCTCGACCGTCACCGTACAGTGGAGGCTTACCACGCTGCCAAGCTCAACATCACGGCCGGGCAGGAGGCGAGCGACGTGCTAGTCGTTCCCCAGGGGCTAGAGTTGACTACCCGCGCCGAGCGCCGCGCGTTTTCGGCCGCGCAGATCGCCCTGGCGAACGGGGAGGTCGTCCTCTCCTCGGCCGAGCTGCATCCCGGCATCCACCCGGCCAACGCCGCCGCCGCCGTACTCGCCACCGAGGCGCTGCTGACCCATCTGGGCCGCGTGGCCGACCCGGCCGTCCTGGCCCAGGCCCTGCGCTCGGCGCGGCCGGTCGCCGGGCGTTTCGAGACGGTGGCGCGCGTGGGCGAGGTGGCCTTCATAGACGACAGCATCGCCACCCGCACGATCGCCGTACAGGCCGCGTTGGAGCGGGCCACCCCCCCCATCGCCTGGCTCGTCGGCGGCCGCGACAAGGGCGCCGAGCTGGAACCGCTGGCGGCCGCCGCGCAGGGCCGGGTCACCCAGGTCATCGCGTTCGGTCAGGACGGCGAGGCGCTGGCGCGGCAGCTGGGCCTGCCCTTCACCCCGGTCGGGGGCGAGGGCGGCGACGAGGTCATGGCGAACGCGGCGCGCGCCGGGCTGGAGGCGCTGGGCCGCAGCGGCGGGGTGGGGGGCGGCACGGTACTGCTGGCTCCCATCGGCACGAGCTTCGACCTGTTCCGGGATTACAAGGCGCGCGGTGAGAGTTTCCGGCGGGCGGCGCTGACCCTCGCGGCGGAGGTAGGGGCATGA
- a CDS encoding RNA ligase family protein produces the protein MRRKYPRTPHLPWSPGLSSDDTRLGQARQFAGREVVVTEKLDGENTTLDRWGLHARSLDPRPHPSRAWVGGLHGRVGYLIPAGWRVCGENVYARHSLAYTDLEGYFYLFSVWDETGTALAWDETLTWARTLGVPTPRELYRGPWDEVLVRALPVDPLTTEGYVVRTVAGFAHEEFADHVAKYVRAGHVQTDEHWMHRAVVPNGLRRPS, from the coding sequence ATGCGCCGCAAGTATCCCCGCACCCCCCACCTGCCCTGGTCGCCCGGCCTGAGCAGCGACGACACCCGGCTGGGGCAGGCCCGGCAGTTCGCGGGGCGGGAGGTGGTCGTCACCGAGAAACTCGACGGCGAGAACACCACCCTCGACCGCTGGGGCCTGCACGCCCGTTCCCTGGACCCCCGGCCCCACCCGTCGCGGGCCTGGGTCGGCGGGCTGCATGGCCGCGTCGGCTACCTGATTCCTGCGGGCTGGCGGGTCTGCGGCGAGAACGTCTACGCCCGGCATTCGCTGGCGTACACCGACTTGGAGGGGTATTTCTATCTGTTCAGCGTCTGGGACGAGACGGGGACGGCCCTGGCGTGGGACGAGACCCTGACCTGGGCGCGGACACTGGGGGTTCCCACTCCGCGTGAGCTGTACCGGGGCCCCTGGGACGAGGTGCTGGTGCGCGCCCTGCCGGTAGACCCCCTGACCACCGAAGGGTACGTGGTACGCACGGTGGCCGGATTCGCCCATGAGGAATTCGCCGACCATGTCGCCAAATACGTGCGGGCCGGGCATGTCCAGACGGACGAACACTGGATGCACCGCGCAGTCGTGCCCAATGGCCTGAGGAGACCGTCATGA
- the rpsI gene encoding 30S ribosomal protein S9 gives MAVNQPEQFYGTGRRKAAVARVFLRPGEGKIVVNGKEFQTYFLGLLRAFHALQAFRETGTAGRYDAVITVTGGGPTGQIDAIKLGIARALLKVNPDFRAQLKPKGLLTRDSREVERKKYGLKKARRAPQFSKR, from the coding sequence ATGGCCGTCAACCAACCTGAACAGTTCTACGGCACCGGCCGCCGCAAGGCCGCCGTCGCCCGCGTCTTCCTGCGCCCCGGCGAAGGCAAGATCGTGGTGAACGGCAAGGAGTTCCAGACCTACTTCCTGGGCCTGCTGCGCGCGTTCCACGCCCTTCAGGCGTTCCGTGAAACCGGCACCGCCGGCCGCTATGACGCCGTGATCACCGTGACGGGCGGCGGCCCCACCGGCCAGATCGACGCCATTAAGCTCGGCATCGCCCGCGCCCTGCTCAAGGTCAACCCCGACTTCCGTGCCCAGCTCAAGCCCAAGGGCCTGCTGACCCGCGACTCCCGCGAAGTCGAGCGCAAGAAGTACGGCCTCAAGAAGGCCCGCCGCGCGCCTCAGTTCAGCAAGCGCTGA